From one Mytilus trossulus isolate FHL-02 chromosome 10, PNRI_Mtr1.1.1.hap1, whole genome shotgun sequence genomic stretch:
- the LOC134687839 gene encoding uncharacterized protein LOC134687839 — MPQVFKTLYPTTRVIIDCTEIPTERPSSLALNSKFYSTYKSTHTFKSLVGIAPHGALIFISSLYTGSMSDVEITKLCGLVELLEEGDSIMADKGFVLNNVLSGTGITVNTPPFLMNKGQFTKQEVEETQTIARLRIHVERHIRRVKEFHLFDRPIPLSMIGSINQIWTVANILTLFRGPLVKQWQ, encoded by the coding sequence ATGCCTCaggtttttaaaactttgtatCCTACTACTAGAGTAATTATTGACTGTACTGAGATACCAACTGAGAGACCATCATCTTTGGCTCTCAATTCTAAGTTTTATTCTACTTATAAGAGTACACATACTTTTAAAAGTCTTGTTGGTATTGCACCACATGGTGcccttatttttatttcttcattgtATACTGGTAGTATGTCTGATGTTGAGATAACAAAGCTTTGTGGTTTAGTTGAACTTTTAGAGGAAGGTGATTCCATTATGGCTGATAAAGGTTTtgtattaaataatgttttatctGGAACTGGCATAACTGTCAATACACCCCCATTCCTTATGAATAAGGGTCAGTTCACTAAGCAGGAGGTAGAGGAAACTCAAACTATTGCTCGCCTTAGGATACATGTTGAAAGGCACATTAGAAGAGTAAAAGAATTTCACCTTTTTGACAGACCTATACCTCTGAGCATGATTGgttcaatcaatcaaatttggACTGTTGCTAATATTCTGACACTTTTCAGAGGTCCACTTGTAAAGCAGTGGCAGTGA